The Miscanthus floridulus cultivar M001 chromosome 7, ASM1932011v1, whole genome shotgun sequence genome includes a region encoding these proteins:
- the LOC136465727 gene encoding uncharacterized protein, which yields MAKRDAQKKGGVMAKEWWKSRSNEQTIEDLVAMGVLHNKALAGWRAPEGESFPDPQPGEIVVFEDFFKRGFGIPVHPFLQGLCLYYEIGICNLHPNSILLVSTFIHLCEAYGGFQPHFDLFRHLFCLRKKGSGGSKIAGGVYLNLRDGMKAQYLHCPWNTSLDEWYKKWFYIREEPNTITLCDVGLIPEKKGSWSERPENLEQIAELLGMIPWGRLDGPSVVGNFISRRIQPCQKRIHPGFEYQGGADPTRTRKEPLDKMEIKARIGELFNLADPNYVALNAIEHAFKLARPPPKYDGRDRAGVPAPGPTEFTGLYSRP from the exons atggcgaagagagacgcccagaagaaaggcggggtcatggcgaaggaatggtggaagtcgcggagcaacgagcagaccatcgaggacctcgtcgccatgggagtgctccacaacaaggcacttgcgggatggcgtgcaccggaaggagaaagcttccccgatccacaaccaggtgagattgtggtctttgaagatttcttcaaaaggggttttgggattccagtgcaccctttccttcagggtctctgtttgtactacgagattgggatttgcaatctgcatcccaactcgattcttcttgtctccaccttcatccatctctgcgaggcttatggcggcttccagccccatttcgacctctttcgccacctattctgtcttcggaagaaagggagcggtggctcgaagatcgccggaggcgtttacctgaacctgcgcgacggcatgaaggctcaatacctgcactgcccctggaacacctcgttggacgagtggtacaagaagtggttctacatccgtgaagagccgaacaccatcactttgtgcgatgtgggcttgattccagagaagaaaggcagctggtcggagaggcccgagaacttggagcagatcgccgaactgctcgggatgatcccctggggaaggcttgatggcccgagtgttgtcggcaacttcatcagtcgaagaattcagccttgccagaaaaggattcaccctggcttcgagtaccaaggaggcgctgatccgacgaggaccagaaaggagccgctcgacaagatggagatcaaggccaggattggagagctattcaacctggccgatcccaattatgttgcactgaacgccattgaacacgccttcaagctggctcgccctcccccaaag tacgatggccgtgaccgggcaggagt accagcgccaggaccgacggagTTCACTGGGCtgtactcgagaccgtag